AAACGACTGATCGGATTGGAGCGAAACGGGTGATCGGATTGGAGCGAAATCCGCAGCCAATGATCGCTCCCGCCTGGGAGTCCATGACTTCAGTGCCACGACGACGCCGGGTTGGAAGCCGAGCCAGCGTATGGAACGCGGCGCCTCTCGTCCCGTGCAGGCTCAGGAGCCCCTTGTGCACGAGGTCTCGGAGGATCGGGCACTCGAGGCCGGCCTCGAGTGAACCGTCCGTCATTAGCCAGTTCAGACGGGAACTGCTATAGGAAGCGCATCACTGACTGGCTAATGATGCTGCCAATCGCCGTGGGGGGGTCAAGCTGTCCGCCGACAGCTGTGTCGTCCGCCGACAGCTGTCCGCCGCGGCGCTCCAGCTTCATGTGGACCGCTCGCGGGAGTCCATCGTCGATGACACCGAGGCGAGTTGTCGTGCTTGAGCTGCCGACGAACCTGCCGTGCGCCCTCCGGCCGAATCACCGAGTAATCCTCGGTGGTTGCCTCCTCGCCTCGCCACCATCGCGAGGCGGAGGCGAACCGAACTGGTGCATTTTCTGCACGAGTTGGCCACCGTGTTCGGGCTTCCGTGGCTGTCGGGATCGACGATGCGACCTGATGATCGCGACGCGGACGGCGGCCCCTCCCGATGTTCACTACCCCGGGCATCTTCACTGCCGCAGTGAAGAACGACATTCGAGTGAAGATGCCCGGGCCTCGCCCACCAGTCCCGATCACCCCTTCCGGCTCCGCTTGCCCTGCGGCATCCGGCGGCTCTCGATCTCCTTGACCGCCTGAACCGACTCGTCGAAGTCCTGCTCGACGGGTGACGGAAGCGACGCGCGATCTACCGAGAAGCGTTCGTATTCGGACTCCGCCCGTGCCACTGCGACGTCGTGCGACACCTCGCCGGCGTGCTCGAGGATGTCCCGCTCGCCGAGGCGCAGGAAGTCGTCGAGCTTGGTGATCCAGTCGGCCATGTGCATGGGCCGCCGGCCGAGCGCCTGCAACTCTGCGAACTCGAGATAGGCGCTCACGATCCGGTTCAGCGCGTCGAGTTCATCCGCTGCGAGGTAGTTCTTGGCGACGGTGACGTCGGTCTTTCGGGGAACGGCGCCGGCCCAGGTCGACAAGCCCATGTTCGGCTTGCCGGCGTCAGCGCGGGCGGCGATGACCTCCGCGGCGGTATGGCCGTGCGCCGCCCAGTGCATCTTGTTCTGGACCGTGGCGAAGAAGCGCTGCGAGGCTTCGGCGCTGGGGTCGTAGTCGATGCTCGTGGCATAGATCTGGAGCACCTTGCGCCAGAAGACCTTCTCCGACGAGCGGATGTCGCGGATGCGCGCGAGCAGCTCGTCGAAGTAGTCCGGAACGCCCGGCCCGGGCGGGTTCTTGAGGCGCGCGTCGTCCATCGTGAAGCCCTTGACGACGTATTCATGCAGGCGCTGTGTCGCCCAAACGCGGAACTGCGTGCCGCGTTGGGACTTCACGCGATAGCCGACCGAAATGATCACGTCGAGATCGAAGTACTCGACCTGGTAGGTCTTCCCGTCGGGACCAGTTGTTGCAAAACGTGCAACAACTGCTTCACGCCTGAGTTCGCCCTCAGCGAAGACGTTCTTGATGTGCCGCGAGATCACCGACTTGTGGCGCTGGAAGAGCTCGGCTATCTGCCCGAGGGACAGCCATGCGGTCTCCCCAACGAAGCGCACCTCGACTCGCCCGCGCCCATCCTCGGTCTGGTAGAGCAGGAACTCGGATTCATGCGGGATCATTCTCCGGGAATCGCTCACCGGCGAGTTCCCGCCTGCGCGCGTTGACGAGCACGGAATCGCCGCGAGGTCATGGCTCCCTCCTCCTCAACCATGTCCACACTCAGCGGGGTCCACGAGCTTGGCGATCCTCGCAGTCCGGTTCCGGACACTCGCGTCCGGTGAAGGCATCGCTGTCGGCCGGGATCGGGATCGAAATGCTGTTGCCGAGGCGCCGGAAGGTGTCCACTAGGCGACCTCGGTGATCCGTTCGGCGTCCTTCACCCGCAGCGCGCCGGATATGAGTCTGGGCAGGAGCGCGTCACGAAGGGCGGCGAGTGCGCGTGACTGCGCCTTGCTCGCAACGATCCTGTCGTTCATGACCTGGCAAGTTCGGTTGAACGCGCCAACGACCGCGTGGGTAGGAACGACGACTGCGAAGCGATCGATGTCGTACTTCCCAAGGTGGATGACGGTGGTCGCAGTCTCGGTCGCCTCTACCCGGCGCAGGGGCTCGGTAAGGCTGGAGTGGACGAAGGCGGCCGAGTATCCGGGCTTGGGGACGGCAACGCAGACACGCTGATTGAGCCACGCCTGAGCTCCTCCCCAAAGGTGAGCGCGAAATTCCCCGTCCATTCCGACCACGATGTCTCCCGGCCGCACCAGATGACCCTTCGGGTGAACCTCTTGGGTCCACACCGCGGGAGTCTCAGTAGTCAAGTCGCGAATTCGAATTAGCGGAACCCCGATGTGCTCAGTGTTGAACTTCGCCGAAGCGAATGGCGCACCGTAAACAAAGTCGGCGATGTCGTAGATGGGGCCTGCTCTCCACTCAGCTGGAATTTCGCCCAGCTCCGAGTCCTCGAACGAATCCGGGAACAGATCGGCGAGGTGGGGCGGCAGGCCAGGGTCGCGGCCTTCGGACTTGGCGCGGACGGGGTCGAAGTCGACGAACCAGGACTTGAAGAGGGCTCGCGCGATCGCCTCCAGGGTCTCGGTCATCCGGCGGTTCAGCTCGATCTTGTCGTCCAGGGTGCCGAGGATGTGGGCGATTGCACGCTGCTCGGCGATGGGCGGAAGCGGAACGGGCGTCGCGCGCAGGATGCCGAGGTTGGTGTGCGGCACGCCAGTCTGGATCGAGTTTCGACGAATGTAATCCTGCTGCTCGATGTCGCGGAACACGTAGTAGAAGAAGAGCGGGTCGGCAAGCTCACGGTTGACCGTGAGCTTCATCTGGCTTTGAGACACGAGGTAGCGGTCGAAAGGGGCATCCGGAACGAGGCAGACTTGGCCAAGTGTGCCGCGCTGGGTGAACACGATGTCTCCGGCCCGAGCGGTGTTCGCCGCAAGCGACGCGGCCTTCTCCGGGGTGACGAACGCGCAGTCGCCGGCCACCCAGCGACCCCCCATGTTCTGGCCCCGGATTACAGGGACGCCATGGTCCACGTAATCGCGTGAGACGAGGTCCGATCCGAACGGACCGCCCACCAAAGCGTTTCGCCCGGCAGACGCGATGTCGGCGACGGTCACTTCCTGCCAGTCAGCCGCCATACCCGAGCTCCCTCAGGTTGGCGGTGATGGCGTCGTCCGGACGCCGCACCTTGGCCGCTCTCATCGATCCTGCTCTGGCGCGTCCTCTTCGCCGGCGAGCTCGCGTTCCAGCTGATCGAGCGGCGGCAGGAGGGCGGCGATCGCTTCGCAGAGATTCGGCAACTCCCGTTCCACGATCGTCCAGACACGCTCGGGATCAACTCCCTCGTACTGGTGGATGAGGACGTCGCGTAATCCGGCAAGGGCTCGCCAGGGTATCTCCGGATGGGCGGTTCGGTAGCTGTCATCAAGGCGCTTGGCCGCTTCGCCGATGATCTCGAAGTTCCGCATCACGGCGTCCTGGACCATCCCGTCACGCATGAAGCGGCCCTTCCCGTCCGCCGTGAACAGCTCGATCTTCTGGACGCACTCAAGGATGTGAGCGAGGTAGACGCGTGGGTCCTTCGTCACAGCGGGCGCGCCTCCTTCAGGATCCGGCGGCGCAGTAGCCAGTAGATGCCGCCATCCGTCACGACGTCCACCTTGCGTCCGAGGAGTGCTTCGAGGTCGAGGATGAGCCCGGCCTGCTCCAGCCCGCTCCGACCAGGCTCCATATCGACGAGCAGGTCGATGTCACTTTCCTCGCCAGCTTCGCCGCGCGCCACGGAGCCGAACACGCGAACGTTGTGCGCGCCGTGTTCAGCGGCAACACGGAGGATTTCCTCGCGCTTGCTCTTCACGAGTTGCTCAGTCGTCATATCCCAGCGCCTTCAGGTTTCGCCGTATCGTATCGTCCAGCCGGGCGGCCTCCGCCCGCTGCTCCCCCAGCGTCGCGGTCAGGCGGCTCATCTTCTCGTCGAAGGGCTCGGCGTCCTCCTCGACATCCGCCGCACCGACATAGCGGCCGGGCGTGAGCACATGGCCGTGCTTGCGAATCTCGTCGATCGTCGTCGCCCGACAGAAGCCGGGCACGTCGGCATACTCGCCCGCGCCCTCATCGCCGCGCCAGGCGTGATAGGTGCCGGCGATGGTCGCGACGTCGGCGTCGGTGAGCTCGCGGTGCGTCCGATCGACCAGGGTGCCCATCTTGCGGGCGTCGATGAAGAGGGTCTCGCCGCGGCGGTCGCGGAAACGGCCGTTGCGCCGATCGCGGGCGAGGAACCACAGGCAGACCGGGATCTGGGTCGAGTAGAAGAGCTGGCCCGGCAGGGCCACCATGGCGTCGACGAGGTCCGCCTCGATGATCGCTCGGCGGATCTCGCCCTCGCCCGACTGGTTCGTCGACATCGAGCCGTTGGCGAGGACGAAGCCGGCGATCCCGGTCGGCGCCAGATGGCTGATGAACTGCTGGACCCAGGCGAAGTTGGCGTTGCCCGCCGGTGGGGTGCCATAGGCCCAGCGCCGATCGTCGCGGAGGAGCTCGCCCCGCCAGTCGCTGTCGTTGAACGGCGGATTGGCCAGGACCCAGTCAGCCTTGAGGTCGGGGTGGCGATCGTTGTGGAACGTGTCGCCGTGGGCGATCTGGGCGTCGATGCCGCGGATCGCGAGGTTCATCTTGGCGAGGCGCCAGGTCGTGTAGTTCGACTCCTGGCCATAAATGCTGATGTCGCCGAGCTGGCCCTGGTGGGCCTCGATGAACTTCTCGGAACTGACGAACATCCCGCCCGAGCCGCAGCACGGGTCGTAGACGCGGCCTTTGTACGGCGCGAGCATCTCGACGAGGATCCGGACGACGTGGGAGGGCGTGTAGAACTGGCCGCCCTTCTTGCCCTCGGCGCTCGCGAACTGGGCGAGGAAGTACTCGTAGACCCGACCGAGCGTGTCCTTCGCCCGATCCGCGGGAGCACCGAGGGCGATGTCGCTGACGAGGTTGATGAGCTGGCCGAGGCGTGCCTTGTCGAGGCCGGGCCGGGCGTAGTCCTTGGGTAGCACGCCCTTGAGCGTCGGGTTGTCCCGCTCGATCGCGGTCATCGCGTCGTCGACGAGCGTGCCGATCGTGGGCTGCGGGGCGCTGGCCCGCAGGTGCGACCAGCGGGCTTCCTTGGGCACCCAGAAGATGCTCGCGGCACGGTACTCGTCGGCGTCTTCTGGGTCGGCGCCCGCAGCTCGGTCGGCCTCGAGCTCGGCGACGAGCTCGGCGTGCTTGGCCTCGAATGCGTCGCTGATGTACTTGAGGAAGATCAGCCCCAGGACGACGTGCTTGTACTCGGCGGCGTCCATGTTGTTGCGGAGGGCGTCGGCCGTCTGCCAGAGCTTCGCCTCGAAGCCGCCGTTGGCACCGGCGTCGCTTTTCGCTCGCGCGGTTCTCGCCACGATCCCTCCCACTGCGGCTTAAGACGCCCATGCGAGTGTACCCACCACCACCACCGCTGCTCGGGTCACTCGTAACCGCGATCATCGGAGGGGGCGCGTCCGACTTGGCGAGCCCGATCCTCAGGCGGTCAGGCCGGTGTAGGACCACGATCTCGCCCTCGTACGGGCCGTAAGCGCGATCGTCGAGATCCGCGGCTCGGATGGATACGGGAGGAAGAGGACTCGGCTTGAGGACGCACTCGCGATGTTCGGGCGACTGGAGTTGCTGCTGCGAGACTCGCCGGTCGACCGCGAGGCTTCGACGAACAGGCTTGTGTGTCTCCGCGACACCATAGCTGTCATGGAGCTCGCTCTAGAGTCACACTGTAGGGCAGATAAATCATCCAAGGTCGCGATTCGGAAATCGAAGGTGGCAGCGATGGGCCCGAGGCTACGCCCGGAGGACCGCCGAGGCCAGTCGGGCGGGACTGGTGCGCACAGGCGCCGGCGCGTCTGATCCGGCGCAAGCCGTCGTTGCTCCGTAGGAGGTGGGGGCGGTGAGGGACGTCTACGCGGCGTCGTTCTTGCTTGGTGGTCCCGACGCGAAACCCAACCCTGAGGTGGTCGCGACGGCGGCGGGCGTGGTGCTCCGGTGGGTTGCCAAGAAGTACGACCAGGATCCATCAGGCGACTGGCCCGCCGGAGCGCTGGAGGTCGGCGCGGATAGCGTCGTGTGGCGTTCGGACCTGGTGCGGACGGGTGAAGGTCGGCTCTGGAGCCTCGACTGGCAGCAGAACGAACCCGGAACCGGGATCGTGTGGCAGTCCCGGTGCCAGGTTGGCGCGGATGCCTCCGGCGCTCGGTTCACTGTCCGGATTGCGATCAACTCCGTCGATGCGCGCCTCGCTCCGGTCCGATACGAGGTCGGGCGCCCGAACGTCATCCCGATGCTCGCCCAGTCGCCCGGGATCCACCTCGACGGCCGGCGGATGGGTCCCCTTCCCGCGCGAGCGAGCCTCGGCGGAATTTCCGATCTCGTCGACCTGCTCCTCGATCCCCGGCGGCGGCTTCCAGTGATCGTGCTCACTCCGGCGGGCGAGACTGGCCGCGGGCTCGTCGACCCGCGAGAGGTTGCATACCGGCTCATCGGTGTCGCCCACGTGGTGGAGATCGTCGACCGGGACGCGACGTTCGGCCTTACCGATCGGCTCGGCCCTCTGCTCTCGGTGTACGGCGGTGCCGTTCGCACCTACTGGCCGGGCTTCACGCTCGACTCGAACCCAATGGCGCATCCCCTCTGGCTTCCCGGGAGGATCGAGGTAGTCGAGAACTCCGACGCCGGCGTCGCCAAGAGGCTCGAGCGTCAGCTCGCGAGCGTCGCTGTCATGCGGGTCCAAGCCGACCCCCTCGAGGCCGAACTCCGGATCGCCAAGGACGCCGAGCTCCTCGATCGCGTGACGAACCTGCAGGCAGAGCTTGAGCGCATGCTGTCAGCCCCGGGGGAGCCTGATACGGAATGGCTTACGGAGCTCCAGGGTGCGTATGACACCGCTTTGGGCCTGCAGGGCCAAGTGGTGACACTGCAGCACGAGAATGAGGACCTGCGCCGCGACAACGAGCAGCTCCGACGTTCGTTCGTTGAGTACACGCAATCGTTCGACGTCGATGCCGCTTCTGAGTCGGCCGCGGTCCCCGAGGATGTCACCAGCAGCAGCGAAGCCATCGCACTGGCCCGGAAACACTTCGCTAACTTGGCCATCCCGGAGTCGGCAGCCGTGTCTCTGGCCGAACTCGACGCCGCGAACGAGAACTCGGGCTGGGCCCGTTCCGCCTGGCGCGCGTTTCGCGCGCTCAACGCCTATGTCGAGGAGGCCACCTCGTACAACGGGTTCTGGGACTGGTGCGAGCGGTCATCAACAGGCCTCTGGGCCGCCAGCGAGAAGAAGCTCGCCATGTCCGAGAGCGAGACGGTCATGAACTCACGCGAGCTCCGGGAAAAGCGCCGCTTCGAGGTCGATCGACGTGTCGACCCCTCGGGCCGACTCGTCATGGTTGCTCATATCAAGGTTGCCGAGGGCGGCGGACAGCAAATCCCGCGCATCTACTTCCACGACGACACCAAGGGCCCGACGGGCAAAGTGCACATCGGCTTCTTCGGACCCCACCGGTTCGTTCCGAACAAAGGTACGAATTAGGTGCAGGCAGCTCCCGCAAGCCAGACCAGGGAGGGCCTGTCACCATCCAGCGGAAGACACCGAGCATCGGCCGGAACTGGATCATCCCGCCCCGCTCGATCGTCGCCGCGAACGTCTCTGGGTGGGAGGACGAGGAACCGAACGCGCTCGGCGTCAAGCTAAATTAGGAACGGGCTGCCGGCAGCTCCCGCAGCACGTCTTCAACGCCCTCGATGAGCTCTCGGGCGTCGTCGACCGTCGGCTCGTCATCGAGGACGTGAGCGCAAAGGTTCCGGAGGTCGCCCAGGTGCTGGATCCGGCGCCAAGTCGGCTTGTCATAGCTGCGGCCCTTGAGTGCGTCGTTGTAGGCACGAGGGTCGCCGGAGGTCCTGTCCCGACCCCTCAGGACAGCCGCACGACGTGTGCCCCTCCGACGTGTTCGTACCGGTCCGGCTGGCAGGTGAGGACGATGATCTGGCTCTGGCGCCCCGCGACGGCCAGGACAGCCCCCATGGCTTCGAGGCGCTGCGGGTCTGAGTTCCCAAGCGCGTCGTCAAGGATGACGGGGACACCGCCATCAGGAGCCACGATCGTCGCGCACGCGAGCCTCGAGATCAGCGCGATCTGCTCTTGGGCGCCGACGCTCAGACTCCCGTACGGGATCGTCCGACCCTGGAGCGTTCGACTGACGACCGACAGGTTCAGGTCGTCGAGCTCCACCGCAAAGTCGGGGCCAAACACGATCTTCCCGAGGTTCTCGATCTCTCGCCGGAGCGGCGCCACATAGGATCGCCGGGCCGCTTCGCGTTCCGAGCGGAGCGTCTCGAAGAGCAGCTTCCGGGCCGCCGCGTGGGCCTGGTAGCGTCGCAGATCGGGCTCGGCCTGGTCCTTGTCCGCCTGCGCTTCCTGGAGATCCTCGGCGAGACCGTCCTCGCCGTGGTCGCGGAGCCTGGTCGTGACTTGCAGCAACTCGTCCTGGACCTGCCTGGTCTCGGCATCCACGCGCTCCAGGGCCCGCCTGGCATTGTCGAGCATCTCGCGAGCCTGGTCCGCGCCCTCTCGTGCCAGTTCGGTCTTGGCTCCATCGAGCTCCGCCCCGAGAGTTTCCTCGGCTCCCTCGGCCATCCGCAGACTCTTCGCAAGGGACTCGTCCGAGGCCGCGGCGCGCTCCGCGGCAAGCGCGGCCTCGCGTCGTTCGAATTCCTCTGTCGCCAGTCGAAGCTCAGTGTTGCGCTCGCTGCGAGCGATCTCGATCTCAGCGAGTCTCGTACGTGCCCCTTCCCACTCCTGTTCGGCGGCCCTGGCGGACGGCTCTGTCTCGCTGAGGGCCCGTTGGGCCTCTTCCGCGGAACGGCGGACGTCATCCTCGTTTCCGGCGCCGGTGTGTGACTCCTCGGCCTCTGGCATCCGCCCGCGCAGGCTTGCGATCCGCTCCTCGAGAGCTTCCAACGTGAGATCGCGAAGGTTCTCTCGCAAGCCACGCTTCTGCTCCGTCACCGTCCGGCCCGCGTCCTCACGCGACCAATGCAGGCGCTCTGCTTCTGCGAGATCCGTTGCACCTGCTGCCCGGAGTAGATCCCCCAGCTGGCCCTCGGCCGCCTCGAGCTCCGTGCTGGTCATGTCGCCCGCTGCTCCCACCTCGACCGAGACGGACGCCATGTCGGGAAGAGTGATCTCGATCGACTGATCCACGCGACGTTCCAGCCGGGTGCCCGCGGGCAGTTTCAACTCGAGTCCGTCAACGAGGCCGACTAGATCAGTGAACGCCTCCACGCGGACGAGCGGGCGGGTCGCCTCGAGCCGAGCGCGTGCAAGCTCGACGGTCCGATGCTGCTCCCGGATGGATGCCAGGAGCGCCGTGTCAACCGGGAGTGCGGCGTCCGCCGCGGCCGCCTCCAGCGCGACGAGGGCCGCCTTGACGCGCTCGCTGCGTTCCAGCAGTGATGCCAGATCGGCTGCGTCCCGCAGCTGTGAGAGACGAGCCTGGCGCTCGTCGGCCAGGGCCCTCGCCACCTCTCGCTCCAGCCGGGCTGCGGCCACCGCCGTGTCGGCGGCTGCGACACGGGCCTGGGCGACCTCGAGCTGCGGGCCGTCTTCCCGTACCGCAGCGTCGAGTCGTTCCTGGTCGGACTTGGCGGTCGCGACGGCCGAGATCGCGTCCTGGCGCGCCTTCCCGACGCGCCTGGTCTCATTGGCTGCGAGCTGCGCCGAGCCGAATTTGGCCTGGATCGTCGCGACCCCGGCCTCGAGCTTCGCAAGCGCGTCGACGCGCGCCTGGTGTTCGCCTAGTCTCGACCGTTGCTCGGCCCCTCGCTCGACCAGTCGACGCGCCTCACCCTCCAGGCGGACGCTTGCCTCGACGTCGGCCTCGATCGCCCGGATGGCGTCCTCGATCCCGGCGATCCTCTGCGCTGCACCTTCGATCGTTCGCTCCATCTCTGCGACCACTTGCTTTCGCCGACCGGTCTCCGTCCAGTACTGCAGGTACTCGGCGTGGGCAAGCCCGAACAGCGTCACCTCCTCGTCGCCGGCGGGCGACTCCCCCGCTGAGCGATCCAGGGCGGCGGACAGCGAGGTCTGGTCGGCGAGCGGAGCCTGCCCGACGACGTCTCCCTGCTGCATGCGCAGCGCTTTCCATAGGGCCATGTCCACGGTCTCCGACAGGATGGCCTGGACTCGCTCGTGCGCCTCTCGGCCGGTGTGGTTCTCCGGCCGCGGCCGAGTGATCTCCAGTTCCGTGACCCGGTCTCGGAGGAACCGCTTCTTGTAGCGAAAGGCGTACGGACCGGTTTCGGCCTCGATCGTGACCTCGGGTCCAACATCCCGGTCGACGGGCTTGACCGCCTGGATTCGCTGTTTGGACGTCGAGTCCAGGTCTTCGATGATGCGGTCGATGGCTTCGGCGATGCTCGACTTGCCGATCTCGTTCGGCCCTTCGACGATCGTGACGCCGCCGGGAGCGAACTCCACCGTGCGATCACTGACACCGCGATAGTTGCGGAGCGCGATCCTGAGGATCCTCATGCGCCCGCCCCATGTGCGTGCACGAGACGGACCAGGAGCGACAGCGCGTCACGGGCCGTCTCGGCATCGGGGCCGCCGCTAGCGGCCTCGGCCCGAAGTCGAGCGACGGCGTTCTTGGCGAAGCCACTGAGGCCAAGGTCGGCGAAGTCGTCGTCCTCGGGGCGGACGAGCAACCGGCTTGTGGGCTCCCACTCCTCAATCGATCCGAAGACCTCGCGCGCCTCCTCGATGATCTCCTGGAGCCGCGTGTACTGCGTCAGCGAGAGCACGCCCAGCAGGGTCAACCGGACGATCGACCGATCCTTGGCCGGCAGACGGTCGAGCCGGTCGAGAAGCGTTTCAGGGCCCGACGCCGCGTCGAGCTCCAGCGTTTCGCCCACGAACCGCCACGTCCCGCTCGGTCGTGAGGTCACCGTGCAGGTGCCGTCCCCCAATTCGACGAGCAGGACATTCCCCGCGTCAGTCTCGTCATGGGCGGTCGGTTCCGGTGCACCCGCGTACCAGATCCTCCCTGTCTCACCGACCTGCGTCGTCGAATGGCGGTCGCCGAGGGCGATGTATTGGACCTTGCCGTCGGCGATCGCAGCCTCGGCGGCGGCCAGGCGGATCGTCGAAGGATCGTGGAACTCGCCCCAGCAGTCCACGGCCCCGTGGCCGACGAGGATCCGCACGAGGGCTGGATCGGCGACCAGCGGATCGCACGCCGCGGCGACCAGATCGAGCAGCGGCCGTTTCGTCGTCCACGGTGCCCCGACGACCTGGACGCCATCTCGAACGTCGACCGGGTGGGAATGGTCGAGGACGACGACGTTCGGAGGCACCGAGCGGAGGAACGTGGGCGAGCGGTACACCGTCGCAGCATCAAGCGGGTCGTGGTTGCCCGGAAGGAGGAAGACCCGTACCGGGATTGAGGCCATCGCCTGCAGGGCTCGGCCGACGGTCCTCGGTCGGACCCGGTTCGTTTCAAAGACGTCCCCTGCCACCACCACGAACTCAGCCTTCTCGGCGTCCGCGATCCGGCCGATCGCGGACAGGCCATCGATCCGCGCTTGGGCATACCTCGCCTGCGCGTCGTCATCGAGAAAGCGCCGGGTCATCCCGAGCTGGAGATCAGCGGTGTGGATGAAGCGAACCGTTGTGACCTCCCCATGCTTGGCGGCGACGCGCGCTGCGATGATGCCGAACTTATGCTCGGCGAGGTGTAGCCCCTGTTGTGCGATGTCTACTTCATCCCGAGCTCGACGTACAGGTCCCGAGACCGGGCCCGGCGTAAGATCGCGTCGGGATCTTGGAAACCGATTCGTGGCGTCCAGATGGACGGCACCAACGCGGTCATATCGACGACCAGCGCCCCGACCCGGATCACCCGAGCCGCCCCGCGAGCTCCGGCGGCGCGATCACGACGAGCTCGGTCGTCGCCCGGGTGAGCCCGACGTAGAGGAGCTCGTCGAGGTGGTCGCCCTCGGTCGGGAGCTCGACGAGGATTATGACCTCACGCTCCATCCCCTTGAAACGGCGGATCGTCTCGAAGAGGACTTCGTCTGGCTCGTCCGGGACGTCCTCCGGCGGCAGCCCCTTGGAGCGCCCGTCGGCCTCGATCGCCTCGTTGACGAGCACGGCGTTCCCATACCTCCGCTGGTGCCAGACGGCGCTGGCCGTGGCTTTCTCGCCCGAGAGCACCGCGATCTTCCACGGCGGAACCTGCTCATCCACGACGAGCCGGTGGAGTGTCGTGCGGAGCGCCTCGCGGGTCGCATCGCCGGGTTCGGCGGTGATGATCGTGTGCCGTCGCCCGGTCTCCCGGAGGCCGATGACCTCCTCGCCGCCGCGGTAGAAACGCGCGGCGAGCGCCGCGATGGACTCGGGGTTGCGGTGGTTCTCGAAGAGCTCGTGGCGCTCGAGCCGCAGCTCCGCCACGACATCGGTCCGGATGAGCGCCTGGCCCGGATCGTGGAAGACCCAGAAGACATCGTCGGGATCGATGAGGAGGCGCTGGAGGAGCTCGAACCAGTGGGCCTCGAAGTCCTGACCCTCGTCGACGATCACCGCGTGGTAGCGCGCGTCCGGCAGGGCATCGATCGCCGCCGCGAGGGCACCCGGGAGCGTCTCGTCCCACCAGGTCTGCGGGATCGGCTCAGGGCGTTGTGGCAGGACCCGAGCCTCGGTTCCGAGGCGCTCGCAGAGGCGATGGAACGTCGTCACGTCGAGCCCGGCCGAGGCCGGCGCATCCGCGAGTTCATGCATGAGGCTCGTCGCGAGTCGCTGGTTGAAGCAGACGAGAAGCGTCCGATAGCCCTCGTGGGCGAGATGTCGGGCCTTCGCCGCGGCGAGCATCGACTTGCCGCTGCCGGCCGGGCCGACGACCTCGAGGCGGCGATGCC
Above is a window of Chloroflexota bacterium DNA encoding:
- a CDS encoding virulence RhuM family protein — its product is MIPHESEFLLYQTEDGRGRVEVRFVGETAWLSLGQIAELFQRHKSVISRHIKNVFAEGELRREAVVARFATTGPDGKTYQVEYFDLDVIISVGYRVKSQRGTQFRVWATQRLHEYVVKGFTMDDARLKNPPGPGVPDYFDELLARIRDIRSSEKVFWRKVLQIYATSIDYDPSAEASQRFFATVQNKMHWAAHGHTAAEVIAARADAGKPNMGLSTWAGAVPRKTDVTVAKNYLAADELDALNRIVSAYLEFAELQALGRRPMHMADWITKLDDFLRLGERDILEHAGEVSHDVAVARAESEYERFSVDRASLPSPVEQDFDESVQAVKEIESRRMPQGKRSRKG
- a CDS encoding restriction endonuclease subunit S; translated protein: MAADWQEVTVADIASAGRNALVGGPFGSDLVSRDYVDHGVPVIRGQNMGGRWVAGDCAFVTPEKAASLAANTARAGDIVFTQRGTLGQVCLVPDAPFDRYLVSQSQMKLTVNRELADPLFFYYVFRDIEQQDYIRRNSIQTGVPHTNLGILRATPVPLPPIAEQRAIAHILGTLDDKIELNRRMTETLEAIARALFKSWFVDFDPVRAKSEGRDPGLPPHLADLFPDSFEDSELGEIPAEWRAGPIYDIADFVYGAPFASAKFNTEHIGVPLIRIRDLTTETPAVWTQEVHPKGHLVRPGDIVVGMDGEFRAHLWGGAQAWLNQRVCVAVPKPGYSAAFVHSSLTEPLRRVEATETATTVIHLGKYDIDRFAVVVPTHAVVGAFNRTCQVMNDRIVASKAQSRALAALRDALLPRLISGALRVKDAERITEVA
- a CDS encoding DUF86 domain-containing protein, which produces MTKDPRVYLAHILECVQKIELFTADGKGRFMRDGMVQDAVMRNFEIIGEAAKRLDDSYRTAHPEIPWRALAGLRDVLIHQYEGVDPERVWTIVERELPNLCEAIAALLPPLDQLERELAGEEDAPEQDR
- a CDS encoding nucleotidyltransferase family protein, with translation MTTEQLVKSKREEILRVAAEHGAHNVRVFGSVARGEAGEESDIDLLVDMEPGRSGLEQAGLILDLEALLGRKVDVVTDGGIYWLLRRRILKEARPL
- a CDS encoding SAM-dependent DNA methyltransferase, which produces MVARTARAKSDAGANGGFEAKLWQTADALRNNMDAAEYKHVVLGLIFLKYISDAFEAKHAELVAELEADRAAGADPEDADEYRAASIFWVPKEARWSHLRASAPQPTIGTLVDDAMTAIERDNPTLKGVLPKDYARPGLDKARLGQLINLVSDIALGAPADRAKDTLGRVYEYFLAQFASAEGKKGGQFYTPSHVVRILVEMLAPYKGRVYDPCCGSGGMFVSSEKFIEAHQGQLGDISIYGQESNYTTWRLAKMNLAIRGIDAQIAHGDTFHNDRHPDLKADWVLANPPFNDSDWRGELLRDDRRWAYGTPPAGNANFAWVQQFISHLAPTGIAGFVLANGSMSTNQSGEGEIRRAIIEADLVDAMVALPGQLFYSTQIPVCLWFLARDRRNGRFRDRRGETLFIDARKMGTLVDRTHRELTDADVATIAGTYHAWRGDEGAGEYADVPGFCRATTIDEIRKHGHVLTPGRYVGAADVEEDAEPFDEKMSRLTATLGEQRAEAARLDDTIRRNLKALGYDD
- a CDS encoding AAA family ATPase, which codes for MRILRIALRNYRGVSDRTVEFAPGGVTIVEGPNEIGKSSIAEAIDRIIEDLDSTSKQRIQAVKPVDRDVGPEVTIEAETGPYAFRYKKRFLRDRVTELEITRPRPENHTGREAHERVQAILSETVDMALWKALRMQQGDVVGQAPLADQTSLSAALDRSAGESPAGDEEVTLFGLAHAEYLQYWTETGRRKQVVAEMERTIEGAAQRIAGIEDAIRAIEADVEASVRLEGEARRLVERGAEQRSRLGEHQARVDALAKLEAGVATIQAKFGSAQLAANETRRVGKARQDAISAVATAKSDQERLDAAVREDGPQLEVAQARVAAADTAVAAARLEREVARALADERQARLSQLRDAADLASLLERSERVKAALVALEAAAADAALPVDTALLASIREQHRTVELARARLEATRPLVRVEAFTDLVGLVDGLELKLPAGTRLERRVDQSIEITLPDMASVSVEVGAAGDMTSTELEAAEGQLGDLLRAAGATDLAEAERLHWSREDAGRTVTEQKRGLRENLRDLTLEALEERIASLRGRMPEAEESHTGAGNEDDVRRSAEEAQRALSETEPSARAAEQEWEGARTRLAEIEIARSERNTELRLATEEFERREAALAAERAAASDESLAKSLRMAEGAEETLGAELDGAKTELAREGADQAREMLDNARRALERVDAETRQVQDELLQVTTRLRDHGEDGLAEDLQEAQADKDQAEPDLRRYQAHAAARKLLFETLRSEREAARRSYVAPLRREIENLGKIVFGPDFAVELDDLNLSVVSRTLQGRTIPYGSLSVGAQEQIALISRLACATIVAPDGGVPVILDDALGNSDPQRLEAMGAVLAVAGRQSQIIVLTCQPDRYEHVGGAHVVRLS